In Xyrauchen texanus isolate HMW12.3.18 chromosome 45, RBS_HiC_50CHRs, whole genome shotgun sequence, a single window of DNA contains:
- the ppp6r2a gene encoding serine/threonine-protein phosphatase 6 regulatory subunit 2a isoform X2, translating into MFWKFDLNNTSHIDQLLDREDVTLRELMEEEDVLQECKAQNRKLLLFLSKDHCMQELVTLITEEPPADLEEKTRFKLPNIACELLTSDVALINDKLGGDESLLEKLYHFLEQEPPLNPLLASFFSKTIGNLIARKTDQVISFLRKKHNFISLVLNHIDASAMMDLLLRLISCVEPAPLRMDVLNWLNEERLIQRLTELMHTGRDEERQSNASQTLCDIIRLSRDQANQLSEVTEPDPLLTVLESQENVAELLKNMFEGERTEASVVNGTQVLLTLLESRRLEGLMDLYSQGCERSYTVNSSILRAIEPHLKDFQQLLLNPPMRSAILTTVGILEQPLGSARLHVARLVASLLQTCDFSICQEICRLNTMDLLLDLFFKYTWNNFLHLQVELCVASIMNHSDHTDLQNPGLQNREERPVMNPGSQAEEGTPGQNSTSDPSTTPIQDALVANLFQHCRLVQRILDAWEENEKIQAEGGRRRGNMGHLTRIANTVVQNLEKGLAHSQINDLIKELPEDCRGRWESFVGETLRETNRRNTVDLVSTHNLHSSSEDDDMESPFPNDLSIQQAFSDYQIQQMTANFVDQFGFNDEEFSEHDENINAAFDRIAEINFNIDADDHSANAAAFEACCKERIQQFDDCEEEEDIWDEKEINYATQVKSRTRFGVSLSSDSSPKSAVKNGGGGRGSASEEEDVEEESSPPSTPTADGRTPESLQNPGWTMSFGETEESSSSGWGASPQQGGEGQQETGWATFTEFQPFSSTESRQTDGQPQQGQEKSSAGGGSATGAGEANPEQKAPLVASESSSSGGSDSEEDPGENKGSSKTAASQTTPPTSEVSTEALEKLSINDRADSSESSARTEDSDTTVMETRVEAPPSAEITPNGPV; encoded by the exons ATGTTCTGGAAGTTTGACTTGAACAACACCTCCCATATCGACCAGCTGCTGGATCGGGAGGATGTGACTCTGAGAGAGTTGATGGAagaggaggatgtcctgcaggAGTGCAAAGCACAGAATCGCAAGCTCTTGCTCTTCCTCTCCAAGGATCACTGTATGCAGGAGCTGGTTACCCTCATCACAGAGGAGCCCCCTGCTGATCTGGAGGAAAAAACACGCTTTAA gtTGCCAAATATTGCCTGTGAGCTCCTGACTTCTGATGTGGCGCTTATCAATGATAAGCTGGGTGGAGATGAATCCCTTTTGGAGAAGCTCTACCACTTTCTGGAGCAGGAGCCACCCCTTAATCCCCTGCTGGCCTCCTTCTTCAGCAAGACCATCGGCAACTTGATTGCACGTAAAACAGACCAG GTAATCTCTTTCCTAAGGAAAAAACACAACTTTATCAGTCTGGTGCTGAATCACATTGATGCCTCGGCCATGATGGACCTATTGCTGCGCCTCATCAGCTGTGTAGAGCCTGCACCCTTAAGAATGGATGTTCTCAAT tgGCTAAATGAGGAGAGGCTCATCCAGAGACTCACAGAGCTCATGCACACAGGGAGAGATGAAGAG AGACAATCGAATGCATCCCAAACTCTTTGTGACATCATCCGTCTCAGTCGAGACCAGGCAAACCAGCTGTCAGAGGTCACAGAACCAGACCCCTTACTCACTGTCTTGGAGTC aCAAGAGAATGTTGCAGAGCTTTTGAAGAACATGTTTGAAGGGGAGAGGACCGAAGCATCTGTCGTCAATGGAACGCAAGTGCTTCTTACGTTACTGGAGTCACGGAG GCTGGAGGGTCTGATGGACCTGTATTCTCAGGGATGTGAAAGGTCTTACACTGTCAACAGCAGTATTTTACGTGCTATTGAGCCTCATCTAAAGGACTTCCAACAGCTCCTACTGAACCCTCCTATG AGAAGTGCAATACTCACTACGGTGGGCATACTGGAGCAGCCCCTGGGGAGTGCCCGCCTTCATGTGGCCAGACTGGTGGCTTCTCTGCTGCAGACTTGCGACTTCAGCATCTGCCAAGAGATCTGCAGACTCAACACCATGGACCTGCTGTTG GATTTATTCTTTAAATACACCTGGAATAATTTCTTGCACTTGCAAGTGGAGCTGTGTGTAGCATCCATCATGAACCACTCTGACCACACGGACCTCCAAAACCCAGGCCTTCAAAACCGCGAGGAGAGGCCAGTTATGAACCCAGGAAGCCAGGCGGAGGAGGGAACACCTGGGCAAAACAGCACCTCAGACCCATCAACCACACCAATTCAAGATGCTCTTGTTGCCAAT CTCTTCCAGCATTGCCGTCTGGTGCAAAGGATTCTAGATGCCTGggaagaaaatgaaaaaatccA GGCTGAAGGGGGCAGACGGAGGGGAAAcatgggtcacttgacaagaaTTGCAAACACTGTGGTTCAGAACCTGGAGAAAGGGCTGGCTCACTCCcaaattaatgatttaattaaag AGCTGCCTGAGGACTGCAGAGGTCGCTGGGAGAGTTTTGTGGGTGAGACGCTAAGAGAGACCAACAGGAGAAACACAGTGGATTTG GTGAGCACCCATAACTTGCACTCATCTAGTGAAGATGATGACATGGAGAGTCCATTCCCCAATGATCTCTCCATCCAGCAG GCTTTCTCAGATTACCAGATTCAGCAGATGACTGCCAACTTTGTGGATCAGTTTGGCTTCAATGATGAGGAGTTCAGTGAACATGAtgaaaacatcaa TGCTGCGTTTGATCGAATTGCTGAAATAAACTTCAATATAGATGCAGATGATCATAGT GCCAATGCTGCTGCTTTTGAGGCATGTTGTAAAGAGAGAATCCAGCAGTTTGATGActgtgaggaagaggaggatatCTGGGACGAAAAAGAAATCAACTATGCAACGCAAGTCAAATCCAGAACAAG GTTTGGCGTGTCTCTTTCTTCAGACAGCTCACCCAAGAGTGCTGTAAAGAATGGGGGTGGAGGCCGCGGGTCGGCCTCTGAGGAAGAGGATGTTGAGGAAGAGTCCAGTCCTCCCTCCACACCCACAGCAGACGGCAGGACTCCAGAGTCCCTGCAAA ACCCAGGTTGGACGATGAGTTTTGGCGAAACAGAGGAAAGCTCGTCTAGTGGCTGGGGTGCCTCCCCTCAGCAAGGCGGCGAGGGCCAGCAGGAGACAGGATGGGCAACCTTCACAGAGTTCCAGCCTTTCAGCAG CACAGAGTCCAGGCAAACTGATGGGCAACCTCAGCAAGGCCAAGAGAAGAGCT CTGCCGGTGGTGGTTCAGCTACAGGAGCGGGGGAGGCAAATCCTGAGCAGAAAGCTCCACTGGTGGCTTCAGAAAGCAGCTCGTCTGGAGGCTCAGACAGTGAAGAGGACCCTGGAGAGAATAAGGGCTCCTCTAAAACAGCTGCCAGCCAGACAACTCCACCCACGAG CGAGGTGTCTACTGAAGCTCTGGAGAAGCTCAGCATCAATGACAGAGCTGATAGCAGCGAGTCTTCGGCACGTACAGAAGATTCAGACACCACTGTGATGGAGACGAG AGTTGAGGCGCCGCCTTCAGCTGAGATCACACCTAATGGACCGGTCTGA
- the ppp6r2a gene encoding serine/threonine-protein phosphatase 6 regulatory subunit 2a isoform X1 has product MFWKFDLNNTSHIDQLLDREDVTLRELMEEEDVLQECKAQNRKLLLFLSKDHCMQELVTLITEEPPADLEEKTRFKLPNIACELLTSDVALINDKLGGDESLLEKLYHFLEQEPPLNPLLASFFSKTIGNLIARKTDQVISFLRKKHNFISLVLNHIDASAMMDLLLRLISCVEPAPLRMDVLNWLNEERLIQRLTELMHTGRDEERQSNASQTLCDIIRLSRDQANQLSEVTEPDPLLTVLESQENVAELLKNMFEGERTEASVVNGTQVLLTLLESRRSGLEGLMDLYSQGCERSYTVNSSILRAIEPHLKDFQQLLLNPPMRSAILTTVGILEQPLGSARLHVARLVASLLQTCDFSICQEICRLNTMDLLLDLFFKYTWNNFLHLQVELCVASIMNHSDHTDLQNPGLQNREERPVMNPGSQAEEGTPGQNSTSDPSTTPIQDALVANLFQHCRLVQRILDAWEENEKIQAEGGRRRGNMGHLTRIANTVVQNLEKGLAHSQINDLIKELPEDCRGRWESFVGETLRETNRRNTVDLVSTHNLHSSSEDDDMESPFPNDLSIQQAFSDYQIQQMTANFVDQFGFNDEEFSEHDENINAAFDRIAEINFNIDADDHSANAAAFEACCKERIQQFDDCEEEEDIWDEKEINYATQVKSRTRFGVSLSSDSSPKSAVKNGGGGRGSASEEEDVEEESSPPSTPTADGRTPESLQNPGWTMSFGETEESSSSGWGASPQQGGEGQQETGWATFTEFQPFSSTESRQTDGQPQQGQEKSSAGGGSATGAGEANPEQKAPLVASESSSSGGSDSEEDPGENKGSSKTAASQTTPPTSEVSTEALEKLSINDRADSSESSARTEDSDTTVMETRVEAPPSAEITPNGPV; this is encoded by the exons ATGTTCTGGAAGTTTGACTTGAACAACACCTCCCATATCGACCAGCTGCTGGATCGGGAGGATGTGACTCTGAGAGAGTTGATGGAagaggaggatgtcctgcaggAGTGCAAAGCACAGAATCGCAAGCTCTTGCTCTTCCTCTCCAAGGATCACTGTATGCAGGAGCTGGTTACCCTCATCACAGAGGAGCCCCCTGCTGATCTGGAGGAAAAAACACGCTTTAA gtTGCCAAATATTGCCTGTGAGCTCCTGACTTCTGATGTGGCGCTTATCAATGATAAGCTGGGTGGAGATGAATCCCTTTTGGAGAAGCTCTACCACTTTCTGGAGCAGGAGCCACCCCTTAATCCCCTGCTGGCCTCCTTCTTCAGCAAGACCATCGGCAACTTGATTGCACGTAAAACAGACCAG GTAATCTCTTTCCTAAGGAAAAAACACAACTTTATCAGTCTGGTGCTGAATCACATTGATGCCTCGGCCATGATGGACCTATTGCTGCGCCTCATCAGCTGTGTAGAGCCTGCACCCTTAAGAATGGATGTTCTCAAT tgGCTAAATGAGGAGAGGCTCATCCAGAGACTCACAGAGCTCATGCACACAGGGAGAGATGAAGAG AGACAATCGAATGCATCCCAAACTCTTTGTGACATCATCCGTCTCAGTCGAGACCAGGCAAACCAGCTGTCAGAGGTCACAGAACCAGACCCCTTACTCACTGTCTTGGAGTC aCAAGAGAATGTTGCAGAGCTTTTGAAGAACATGTTTGAAGGGGAGAGGACCGAAGCATCTGTCGTCAATGGAACGCAAGTGCTTCTTACGTTACTGGAGTCACGGAGGTCAGG GCTGGAGGGTCTGATGGACCTGTATTCTCAGGGATGTGAAAGGTCTTACACTGTCAACAGCAGTATTTTACGTGCTATTGAGCCTCATCTAAAGGACTTCCAACAGCTCCTACTGAACCCTCCTATG AGAAGTGCAATACTCACTACGGTGGGCATACTGGAGCAGCCCCTGGGGAGTGCCCGCCTTCATGTGGCCAGACTGGTGGCTTCTCTGCTGCAGACTTGCGACTTCAGCATCTGCCAAGAGATCTGCAGACTCAACACCATGGACCTGCTGTTG GATTTATTCTTTAAATACACCTGGAATAATTTCTTGCACTTGCAAGTGGAGCTGTGTGTAGCATCCATCATGAACCACTCTGACCACACGGACCTCCAAAACCCAGGCCTTCAAAACCGCGAGGAGAGGCCAGTTATGAACCCAGGAAGCCAGGCGGAGGAGGGAACACCTGGGCAAAACAGCACCTCAGACCCATCAACCACACCAATTCAAGATGCTCTTGTTGCCAAT CTCTTCCAGCATTGCCGTCTGGTGCAAAGGATTCTAGATGCCTGggaagaaaatgaaaaaatccA GGCTGAAGGGGGCAGACGGAGGGGAAAcatgggtcacttgacaagaaTTGCAAACACTGTGGTTCAGAACCTGGAGAAAGGGCTGGCTCACTCCcaaattaatgatttaattaaag AGCTGCCTGAGGACTGCAGAGGTCGCTGGGAGAGTTTTGTGGGTGAGACGCTAAGAGAGACCAACAGGAGAAACACAGTGGATTTG GTGAGCACCCATAACTTGCACTCATCTAGTGAAGATGATGACATGGAGAGTCCATTCCCCAATGATCTCTCCATCCAGCAG GCTTTCTCAGATTACCAGATTCAGCAGATGACTGCCAACTTTGTGGATCAGTTTGGCTTCAATGATGAGGAGTTCAGTGAACATGAtgaaaacatcaa TGCTGCGTTTGATCGAATTGCTGAAATAAACTTCAATATAGATGCAGATGATCATAGT GCCAATGCTGCTGCTTTTGAGGCATGTTGTAAAGAGAGAATCCAGCAGTTTGATGActgtgaggaagaggaggatatCTGGGACGAAAAAGAAATCAACTATGCAACGCAAGTCAAATCCAGAACAAG GTTTGGCGTGTCTCTTTCTTCAGACAGCTCACCCAAGAGTGCTGTAAAGAATGGGGGTGGAGGCCGCGGGTCGGCCTCTGAGGAAGAGGATGTTGAGGAAGAGTCCAGTCCTCCCTCCACACCCACAGCAGACGGCAGGACTCCAGAGTCCCTGCAAA ACCCAGGTTGGACGATGAGTTTTGGCGAAACAGAGGAAAGCTCGTCTAGTGGCTGGGGTGCCTCCCCTCAGCAAGGCGGCGAGGGCCAGCAGGAGACAGGATGGGCAACCTTCACAGAGTTCCAGCCTTTCAGCAG CACAGAGTCCAGGCAAACTGATGGGCAACCTCAGCAAGGCCAAGAGAAGAGCT CTGCCGGTGGTGGTTCAGCTACAGGAGCGGGGGAGGCAAATCCTGAGCAGAAAGCTCCACTGGTGGCTTCAGAAAGCAGCTCGTCTGGAGGCTCAGACAGTGAAGAGGACCCTGGAGAGAATAAGGGCTCCTCTAAAACAGCTGCCAGCCAGACAACTCCACCCACGAG CGAGGTGTCTACTGAAGCTCTGGAGAAGCTCAGCATCAATGACAGAGCTGATAGCAGCGAGTCTTCGGCACGTACAGAAGATTCAGACACCACTGTGATGGAGACGAG AGTTGAGGCGCCGCCTTCAGCTGAGATCACACCTAATGGACCGGTCTGA